One genomic segment of Leptolyngbya subtilissima AS-A7 includes these proteins:
- a CDS encoding intradiol ring-cleavage dioxygenase, which translates to MPRQYVSGTDGLSLKRRDALGFIGGTLMVSLFGCFRKPSASAELSSTVAQTPTEAAAAQPACTVRPQQTEGPYFVDEALNRSDIRSDPTTGTVKPGVPLTLQFRVSQVGANACVPLAGAMVDVWHCDATGAYSDVADRRANTLGQKFLRGSQVTNADGTVEFTTIYPGWYPGRAVHIHFKIRSNTAANQGYEFTSQLYFDDALSDRIYAQAPYNARGQRTTSNQNDGIFRSGGDQLMLSLTQAGEGYTGHFEIGLELT; encoded by the coding sequence ATGCCAAGACAATATGTATCCGGAACGGATGGCCTCAGCCTCAAGCGTCGCGATGCCCTAGGCTTCATCGGTGGCACCTTGATGGTTTCGCTATTCGGCTGCTTCCGCAAGCCCTCGGCCTCGGCTGAACTGAGCAGTACCGTAGCCCAAACCCCGACCGAGGCAGCGGCAGCGCAGCCTGCCTGCACCGTACGCCCTCAGCAGACCGAAGGCCCCTATTTTGTTGATGAAGCGCTAAATCGCTCTGATATTCGCTCTGACCCGACGACTGGCACCGTGAAACCGGGTGTTCCCCTAACGCTGCAATTTCGCGTTTCCCAAGTAGGTGCTAATGCCTGTGTGCCGCTGGCAGGCGCAATGGTAGACGTCTGGCACTGCGATGCCACGGGAGCCTATTCAGATGTAGCCGATCGCAGAGCCAACACCCTAGGCCAAAAGTTTTTGCGCGGGTCCCAAGTCACCAACGCTGACGGCACGGTTGAGTTCACCACCATTTACCCAGGTTGGTATCCGGGCCGGGCTGTACATATTCACTTCAAAATTCGCAGCAATACTGCCGCAAATCAGGGCTATGAATTTACCTCACAGCTTTATTTTGACGATGCTTTGAGCGATCGCATCTACGCCCAGGCCCCCTATAACGCTAGAGGCCAGCGCACTACCAGTAATCAGAATGACGGTATCTTTCGCAGCGGTGGCGATCAGCTCATGCTCTCCCTCACCCAAGCTGGGGAGGGCTACACCGGACATTTTGAGATTGGGCTGGAGCTAACCTGA
- the xylB gene encoding xylulokinase: MADVVIGLDLGTGGVRAIAVNLQGQVVAQTTQSYPLLTPHPGWTEQQPADWVEASLTALSEVAGQIEGQRAIALGLSGQMHGMVPLDGAGKVIRPAILWNDQRTGAAVAEIEAAVSRSDLIQRTGNPAITGFQLPKLVWLRKEEPQAYEQVRQILLPKDYLGYMLTGEAVTEPSDASGIGCLNLASRQWDQDILTALDISPDLFPTVVESTAIAGRLKQELAERTGLPAGLPVVAGGGDNAAAAIGLGISDRNLKRGSLSIGTSGVIFAPCDVPTPDPQGRVHLFCHADGGYHLLGVTLAAGGALRWYRDTFAPDIAFADLMALAEKSEPGARGVLFLPHLAGERSPYLDPDTRGAWVNLSLAHTQGDLIRAVLEGVAFSLRAALEVIQEISPVNQLLATGGGVRSPLWFHLLADVLHTELVAPKAEEGAAYGAAILAMVGVGAYPSLAEAFDMLPEAIEAVQPQKHAAYEAAFERYTPLYESLKVVR; this comes from the coding sequence TTGGCAGACGTAGTCATTGGTTTAGACTTGGGAACCGGCGGGGTGCGGGCGATCGCCGTCAATCTGCAAGGCCAAGTGGTTGCCCAAACAACCCAGAGTTATCCTCTGCTGACGCCACACCCCGGCTGGACGGAGCAGCAGCCTGCCGACTGGGTCGAGGCTAGTTTGACGGCTCTAAGTGAGGTAGCCGGACAGATTGAGGGGCAGCGAGCGATCGCCCTAGGGCTGTCAGGGCAAATGCACGGCATGGTACCGCTCGATGGGGCGGGCAAGGTGATTCGCCCAGCAATTCTCTGGAATGACCAGCGCACGGGGGCTGCCGTGGCGGAGATTGAGGCAGCGGTGTCCCGCTCAGACCTGATTCAGCGGACGGGCAATCCAGCGATTACCGGGTTTCAGCTGCCGAAACTGGTGTGGCTACGTAAGGAGGAACCCCAGGCCTACGAGCAGGTGCGACAAATTCTGCTGCCTAAGGACTACCTCGGCTATATGCTAACTGGCGAAGCGGTGACGGAACCCTCTGATGCCTCTGGCATTGGCTGTCTAAACCTGGCCAGCCGGCAGTGGGATCAGGACATCCTTACTGCTCTCGATATTAGCCCCGACCTGTTCCCTACCGTGGTCGAATCAACCGCGATCGCTGGACGGCTAAAGCAGGAACTGGCTGAGCGGACAGGACTCCCGGCAGGACTGCCCGTGGTAGCGGGGGGCGGTGACAATGCCGCAGCGGCCATTGGTTTAGGAATTTCAGACCGCAATCTGAAGCGGGGCAGCCTCAGCATCGGCACGTCGGGGGTGATTTTTGCCCCCTGCGATGTTCCCACCCCCGACCCCCAAGGGCGGGTGCACCTGTTTTGCCATGCCGATGGCGGCTACCACCTGCTAGGGGTAACGCTAGCGGCGGGGGGGGCCCTGCGCTGGTACCGCGACACCTTTGCTCCCGACATCGCCTTTGCCGACCTGATGGCTCTGGCCGAAAAATCTGAACCGGGGGCGCGGGGCGTGCTGTTTTTGCCTCACCTGGCGGGCGAGCGCAGCCCCTACCTCGACCCCGACACGCGGGGGGCTTGGGTGAATTTGTCGCTGGCCCACACCCAGGGCGACCTGATTCGAGCAGTGCTGGAGGGGGTGGCCTTTAGCTTGCGGGCAGCCCTAGAGGTAATTCAGGAAATTTCTCCGGTGAATCAGCTACTGGCAACGGGGGGTGGGGTGCGATCGCCCCTCTGGTTCCACCTACTAGCGGATGTACTGCACACCGAACTGGTCGCGCCTAAAGCCGAGGAGGGAGCGGCCTATGGAGCGGCGATTTTGGCGATGGTGGGGGTAGGGGCCTATCCGTCACTGGCGGAGGCGTTTGACATGCTGCCTGAGGCGATCGAGGCGGTGCAGCCCCAAAAGCACGCAGCCTATGAGGCGGCATTTGAACGATACACCCCACTTTACGAGTCGCTCAAAGTGGTGAGGTAG